In Actinomadura citrea, a single window of DNA contains:
- a CDS encoding phospholipase D-like domain-containing protein, translating to MPVRVGGIELHAGPTALGGPDDLDAVIREFIGGARHTLRIAVQELDSRAVTDAILAARAAGVRVQIILEGDYLREERPAADPWAAAGSNEENRLIYAALLRAGVDLITDLNPAIFHQKFVVRDDGESTAAVLTGSANFTLTDTGKNPSGTQKAGNNLNHVVVLRGQRAASLYLEEFLRMRSGTFGALHERVEARPAEFRLGRVRVKPLFAPRHGPEMEIMKQMLKASASVDFAMFTFARSSGIDDTMIRLAPSMRIRGVLDHGQGVQAWAATEPLKAAGVELFANRRGTGVRKVHHKLMVVDERLVIAGSFNYTAPATTLNDENIIVLGDLEETREDAETGQRAIAAYALKEIERVITELAEPA from the coding sequence ATGCCGGTACGGGTGGGCGGAATCGAGTTGCACGCGGGTCCGACGGCGCTGGGCGGGCCCGACGATCTGGACGCGGTGATCCGGGAGTTCATCGGCGGCGCGCGGCACACGCTGAGGATCGCGGTCCAGGAGCTGGACTCCCGGGCGGTCACGGACGCGATCCTCGCCGCGCGGGCGGCCGGGGTGCGGGTGCAGATCATCCTGGAGGGGGACTACCTGCGGGAGGAGCGGCCCGCCGCGGACCCGTGGGCGGCGGCCGGGTCCAACGAGGAGAACCGGCTCATCTACGCGGCGCTGCTGCGCGCGGGGGTGGATCTCATCACCGACCTGAACCCGGCGATCTTCCACCAGAAGTTCGTCGTGCGGGACGACGGCGAGTCGACGGCGGCGGTGCTGACCGGGTCGGCGAACTTCACGCTCACCGACACCGGCAAGAACCCGTCGGGGACGCAGAAGGCGGGCAACAACCTCAACCACGTGGTGGTGCTGCGGGGCCAGCGGGCCGCGTCCCTCTACCTGGAGGAGTTCCTGCGGATGCGGTCGGGGACGTTCGGGGCGCTGCACGAGCGGGTCGAGGCGCGTCCCGCGGAGTTCCGGCTGGGCCGGGTCCGGGTGAAGCCGCTGTTCGCGCCCCGGCACGGGCCCGAGATGGAGATCATGAAGCAGATGCTGAAGGCGTCGGCGAGCGTGGACTTCGCGATGTTCACCTTCGCCCGCTCGTCCGGCATCGACGACACCATGATCCGGCTCGCGCCGTCGATGCGGATCCGCGGCGTGCTGGACCACGGGCAGGGCGTCCAGGCCTGGGCCGCGACCGAGCCGCTGAAGGCCGCCGGGGTGGAGCTGTTCGCGAACAGGCGGGGCACCGGGGTACGGAAGGTGCACCACAAGCTGATGGTCGTGGACGAGCGGCTGGTGATCGCCGGCAGCTTCAACTACACCGCGCCCGCGACGACGCTGAACGACGAGAACATCATCGTGCTGGGCGACCTGGAGGAGACCCGCGAGGACGCCGAGACCGGCCAGCGGGCCATCGCCGCCTACGCGCTCAAGGAGATCGAGCGCGTCATCACCGAACTGGCGGAGCCCGCGTAG
- a CDS encoding ArsR/SmtB family transcription factor → MTDPNGAPKVTDSRVLAAMSHPLRRRLLDVLKVYGPSTASALADRTDQAVANISHHLKVLAAAGLITEAPELARDRRERWWRLAAPELRWVTGDFDDDPSRQAVAGAAVSLGLDRQIGLVRAWHAVREQREEWNGAAFSVDRWLHLTPAELGELEQEILALLERWERRDVPDDGQAREPVFLFAHGVPAEP, encoded by the coding sequence ATGACCGACCCGAACGGCGCGCCCAAGGTGACCGACTCCCGAGTGCTGGCTGCGATGTCGCACCCGCTCCGCCGGCGCCTCCTGGACGTCCTCAAGGTCTACGGCCCGTCCACCGCGAGCGCCCTCGCCGACCGGACCGACCAGGCCGTGGCCAACATCAGCCACCACCTGAAGGTGCTCGCCGCCGCGGGTCTGATCACGGAGGCGCCGGAACTCGCCAGAGACCGCCGCGAACGCTGGTGGCGGCTCGCGGCACCGGAGCTGCGCTGGGTCACCGGCGACTTCGACGACGACCCGTCCCGCCAGGCGGTGGCCGGCGCGGCCGTCTCGCTCGGCCTCGATCGGCAGATCGGCCTGGTCCGCGCCTGGCACGCCGTCCGGGAGCAGCGGGAGGAATGGAACGGGGCGGCCTTCTCCGTCGACAGGTGGCTGCACCTGACGCCCGCCGAACTCGGCGAGCTGGAGCAGGAGATCCTCGCGCTGCTCGAACGGTGGGAGCGGCGGGACGTCCCGGACGACGGGCAGGCCCGCGAGCCCGTCTTCCTGTTCGCCCACGGCGTCCCGGCCGAACCGTGA